In one Vulgatibacter incomptus genomic region, the following are encoded:
- a CDS encoding EscU/YscU/HrcU family type III secretion system export apparatus switch protein, which yields MSDESSKDDKTEQASQKRLQHAADKGQIALSKDAVTVASLGAALVALSFAAIPLRDALIELFGASVRAAPEGRPSALLGLLARPTLLALVPCLAGAAGGLAATVVQTRARMWPHLAAPDPERLWQAGKLKRLFSREVVSDLGLAAVKVLAILGTVWLSVRDDALGLGSLPTATPAAQLSHFSSLIASAGVRVLTVMVALAGVDFAVTRYRFGAKMRMTREELKREHKEDEGDPLIRSQRRRRQRELARVRVSVEVPRADAVLVNPTHVAVAIRYRRDEARAPRVIAKGKGQLAEIMRELARSNGIPIVEDIPLARLLYRRVKVGREIPAETYKAVATILAFVYRITGRPGAARAA from the coding sequence GTGTCTGACGAGAGCAGCAAGGACGACAAGACCGAGCAGGCGTCACAAAAGCGCCTGCAACACGCCGCGGACAAGGGCCAGATCGCCCTCTCCAAGGACGCGGTGACGGTCGCCTCCCTCGGCGCGGCCCTCGTCGCGCTGTCGTTCGCCGCGATCCCCCTCCGCGACGCCCTCATCGAGCTCTTCGGCGCGTCCGTCCGCGCCGCGCCGGAGGGGCGGCCCAGCGCGCTCCTGGGCCTCCTCGCGCGCCCCACCCTCCTCGCCCTCGTTCCCTGCCTGGCCGGCGCTGCCGGGGGCCTCGCGGCCACCGTCGTTCAGACCCGCGCGCGGATGTGGCCCCACCTCGCCGCGCCGGATCCCGAGAGGCTCTGGCAGGCGGGAAAGCTGAAGCGCCTCTTCTCGCGCGAGGTCGTCTCCGACCTGGGCCTCGCGGCGGTGAAGGTCCTCGCCATCCTCGGCACCGTGTGGCTCTCCGTCCGCGACGACGCGCTGGGCCTGGGCTCACTCCCCACCGCGACGCCTGCCGCCCAGCTCTCCCACTTCTCGTCGTTGATCGCTTCGGCCGGCGTCAGGGTGCTGACGGTGATGGTGGCGCTCGCGGGTGTGGACTTTGCAGTCACCCGCTACCGGTTCGGAGCCAAGATGCGGATGACCCGGGAAGAGCTGAAGCGAGAGCACAAGGAGGACGAGGGAGATCCCCTCATCCGCTCACAGCGCCGAAGGCGGCAGCGCGAGCTCGCCCGCGTCCGCGTCTCGGTGGAGGTGCCGCGAGCCGACGCCGTCCTCGTGAATCCCACCCACGTCGCGGTGGCGATCCGCTACCGCCGGGACGAGGCGCGCGCGCCCCGCGTCATCGCCAAGGGCAAGGGGCAGCTCGCCGAGATCATGCGGGAGCTCGCCCGCAGCAACGGGATCCCCATCGTCGAGGACATCCCCCTCGCACGCCTCCTCTACCGGCGGGTCAAGGTCGGCCGCGAGATCCCGGCGGAGACCTACAAGGCCGTGGCCACCATCCTCGCCTTCGTCTACCGGATCACCGGAAGGCCCGGCGCCGCGAGGGCGGCGTGA
- a CDS encoding flagellar biosynthetic protein FliR, with protein MDEQAFPFLFGFGLVLFRAAGVVAVAPVLSARMIPTRIRIGVAFVAALAAHAGAGFPSPELPASLFALAGSALSETAIGLAAGLGARIVLDAALAAGQLAGLGMGLGFSAIVDPVGGVQSSTLGQLFSMAALGFAVTLGVHREAIAWLARSVREMPPGLPLDAKALLGSMVAHSLGSFALSVRLAFPILAAVTVGHLALGLVGRIAPQMNLSTLGFSVAILAGGGAVYLVVPTAAEIAARMAVEAFTRS; from the coding sequence ATGGACGAGCAGGCGTTCCCCTTCCTCTTCGGCTTCGGCCTCGTGCTCTTCCGAGCCGCGGGCGTGGTTGCGGTGGCCCCCGTGCTCTCGGCGAGGATGATCCCGACGCGCATCCGCATCGGCGTAGCCTTCGTCGCCGCGCTCGCTGCCCACGCCGGCGCCGGCTTTCCGTCGCCCGAGCTCCCCGCCTCGCTCTTCGCGCTCGCGGGCAGCGCCCTCTCAGAGACCGCCATCGGCCTCGCCGCGGGCCTGGGCGCCCGCATCGTCCTCGACGCGGCCCTCGCCGCCGGTCAGCTCGCCGGCCTCGGCATGGGCCTGGGCTTCAGCGCCATCGTCGATCCGGTCGGCGGCGTCCAGTCGTCCACGCTTGGCCAGCTCTTCTCCATGGCGGCCCTCGGCTTCGCCGTCACCCTCGGCGTCCACCGCGAGGCCATCGCCTGGCTCGCGCGCTCGGTCCGCGAGATGCCGCCAGGGCTCCCGCTCGATGCGAAGGCCCTCCTCGGCTCGATGGTCGCGCACTCGCTGGGCTCGTTCGCGCTCTCCGTGCGCCTCGCCTTCCCGATCCTCGCTGCGGTCACCGTCGGCCACCTGGCCCTGGGCCTGGTGGGGCGGATCGCCCCGCAGATGAACCTCTCCACCCTCGGCTTCTCGGTGGCGATCCTCGCCGGCGGCGGGGCGGTCTACCTCGTGGTGCCGACGGCTGCCGAGATCGCCGCGCGGATGGCGGTCGAAGCGTTCACGAGGAGTTAG
- a CDS encoding flagellar biosynthetic protein FliQ, whose protein sequence is MSAFPGDLIREGLALTAWLGAPIFGALLVTGLVVGIFQAATQINDPAIGFLVRLGAAGIVCWMLGGWMTDRLAVFFTDSVQRMGNPF, encoded by the coding sequence ATGAGCGCCTTCCCCGGCGACCTCATCCGCGAAGGCCTCGCCCTGACCGCGTGGCTGGGCGCCCCGATCTTCGGCGCGCTCCTCGTCACCGGTCTGGTGGTCGGGATCTTCCAGGCGGCCACGCAGATCAACGACCCCGCCATCGGCTTCCTGGTGCGGCTCGGCGCCGCCGGGATCGTCTGCTGGATGCTCGGGGGATGGATGACCGACCGTCTCGCCGTCTTCTTCACCGATTCGGTCCAGCGGATGGGGAATCCCTTCTGA